In Porites lutea chromosome 7, jaPorLute2.1, whole genome shotgun sequence, a single window of DNA contains:
- the LOC140944009 gene encoding neuromedin-U receptor 2-like, which produces MMAQCANESFCLRNNSLEDASVAKTEMSFGEILMLSFEAIIVMLGVFGNISVLIVISRLGKKKQPVDYYVQNLAIADLGILLIAFPLVIIRIEMPSNWPFGEFACLYFYPMVEIFYGASVWHIVVIAFERYQRMISMKILGQNSRNKTTFQRAKTIATGVWAISFLIFCLPLYFVVKYVHLPGGGTFCGPAKWTRSSAIGYMVCLILLTYLLPLVVISFTYISISRVLKRSDDFIKTMKQVQPVPVSESNKLFLARHAKSIRLRQNNRAKKILTPLVVTFAVTMLPVNVFRVTSVVWPAFEEQEYYAYLVYTMIVLTFINSAANPIIYSLVSKEFRRGIYSLFHQNLCQWPCKLAGLLNSNSQ; this is translated from the coding sequence ATGATGGCACAATGCGCAAATGAAAGCTTTTGCCTAAGGAATAATTCACTCGAGGACGCCTCAGTGGCAAAGACGGAGATGTCTTTCGGCGAGATCCTAATGCTGTCCTTTGAGGCTATAATTGTAATGTTGGGAGTTTTTGGCAACATTTCAGTGCTCATCGTCATAAGTCGTctgggaaagaaaaaacagccAGTGGATTACTACGTGCAAAATTTAGCCATAGCAGACCTTGGTATCCTGCTAATAGCTTTTCCCCTCGTCATCATCAGAATTGAAATGCCTTCGAACTGGCCCTTTGGCGAGTTTGCTTGCCTCTACTTTTACCCTATGGTGGAAATTTTCTATGGAGCGTCAGTGTGGCACATTGTGGTCATCGCATTTGAGCGCTACCAAAGAATGATTTCGATGAAAATACTTGGCCAAAACAGCAGGAACAAAACAACTTTTCAAAGAGCTAAAACTATCGCCACTGGTGTTTGGGCGATATCATTTTTGATATTCTGCCTTCCACTTTACTTTGTTGTTAAATACGTTCACCTTCCAGGTGGAGGTACATTTTGTGGCCCGGCCAAGTGGACTAGATCCTCAGCGATAGGATATATGGTCTGCTTAATTCTGCTTACATATCTCTTGCCTCTGGTTGTAATATCATTTACTTACATATCTATATCGCGTGTGTTAAAGCGGAGCGATGACTTCATCAAAACTATGAAACAGGTACAACCGGTGCCAGTGTCAGAGAGCAACAAACTTTTCCTAGCCCGCCATGCAAAAAGCATTCGCCTTAGACAAAACAACAGAGCGAAGAAAATTCTTACTCCTCTCGTTGTGACATTTGCTGTTACAATGCTTCCTGTAAACGTGTTTCGTGTGACCTCAGTGGTTTGGCCAGCGTTCGAAGAGCAAGAATACTACGCATATCTAGTTTATACAATGATAGTTCTGACTTTCATTAACTCGGCGGCAAACCCTATAATTTATTCGTTAGTAAGCAAAGAATTTCGCAGGGGGATATATAGTTTATTCCACCAAAATCTATGCCAGTGGCCTTGTAAACTAGCTGGACTACTTAATTCGAACTCTCAATAA
- the LOC140944650 gene encoding somatostatin receptor type 2-like, with the protein MVLCANESFCSRNNSFEGALVAEITTISLSEILILTFEAIIVMLGVLGNISVIIVMSHLGKKKHPVDVYVQNLAIADLGTLLITCPLVIIRMETTWPFGRFACLYFYPLAEIFYGASVWCIVVIAVERYQRMVSMKILCRNRGNKTLLKRAEIIAAGVWVISFLIFCLPLYFVVDYFHLSNGGTCHPVKWSDFLATVYIVGLTLLTYILPLAVISLTYLSISRVLRQSNDFIRTIKQQVHEAMSGAEKGVFLTYVKSARLRQNAQAKKILSPIVVIFTMTMLPLNVSRLTMVFWPAFSEKEYFKNLLHAVIVSTIINSAANPLIYSIVSRDFRKGINNLFHHKLCR; encoded by the coding sequence ATGGTGCTATGTGCAAATGAGAGCTTCTGCTCAAGGAATAACTCATTTGAGGGGGCCTTGGTGGCAGAAATTACAACGATATCTCTTAGCGAGATCCTAATACTTACCTTCGAGGCTATAATTGTCATGCTAGGAGTTTTGGGAAACATTTCAGTGATCATAGTCATGAGTCATCTGGGAAAGAAGAAACACCCCGTGGATGTGTACGTGCAAAATTTAGCCATAGCAGACCTTGGTACCTTGTTGATAACTTGTCCACTGGTCATTATCAGAATGGAAACCACCTGGCCCTTCGGCAGGTTTGCTTGCCTCTACTTTTACCCTTTGGCGGAAATTTTCTATGGTGCATCTGTGTGGTGCATCGTGGTCATCGCAGTTGAGCGCTATCAAAGAATGGTTTCCATGAAAATACTTTGCCGCAATCGGGGAAACAAAACCTTGCTAAAGAGAGCAGAAATTATTGCTGCAGGCGTGTGGGTGAtatcatttttaatattttgcctTCCGCTTTACTTTGTGGTTGATTACTTTCACCTTTCAAATGGAGGTACCTGCCATCCTGTCAAGTGGTCAGATTTCTTAGCGACGGTATATATCGTAGGTTTAACTCTGCTTACATACATCCTGCCCCTTGCTGTAATATCACTCACCTACCTCTCTATATCACGTGTGTTAAGGCAGAGCAACGATTTTATCAGAACAATAAAACAGCAAGTCCACGAAGCTATGTCAGGGGCCGAAAAAGGGGTTTTTCTGACCTACGTAAAAAGCGCACGCCTTAGGCAAAACGCCCAAGCTAAGAAAATTCTGAGCCCTATTGTTGTAATATTCACGATgacaatgcttcctttaaacgtGTCTCGTCTGACCATGGTGTTTTGGCCAGCATTCTCCGAGAAAGAATACTTTAAAAATTTACTACATGCGGTGATAGTTTCTACGATAATCAACTCGGCTGCAAATCCTCTAATTTATTCGATAGTAAGCAGAGACTTTCGCAAGGGGATAAACAACTTGTTCCACCATAAGTTATGCCGGTGA
- the LOC140944651 gene encoding somatostatin receptor type 2-like has translation MVLCANESFCSRNNSFKGALVAEIITISLSEILILTFEAIIVMLGVLGNISVIIVMSHVGKKKQPVDVYVQNLAIADLGTLLITCPLVIIRMEITWPFGRFACLYFYPLAEIFYGASVWCIVVIAVERYQRMVSMKILCRNRGNKTLLKRAEIIAAGVWVISFLIFCLPLYFVVDYFHLSKGGTCHPVKWSDFLATVYIVGLTLLTYILPLAVISLTYLSISRVLRQSNDFIRTMKQQVHEAMSEAEKGVFLTYVKSARLRQNAQAKKILSPIVVIFTMTMLPLNVFRLTMVFWPAFSEKEYFKNLLHAVIVSTIINSDANPLIYSIVIYSVRNFPRGRRAFSDKFSCVTVL, from the coding sequence ATGGTGCTATGTGCAAATGAGAGCTTCTGCTCAAGGAATAACTCATTTAAGGGGGCCTTGGTGGCAGAAATTATAACGATATCTCTTAGCGAGATCCTAATACTTACCTTCGAGGCTATAATTGTCATGCTAGGAGTTTTGGGAAACATTTCAGTGATTATAGTCATGAGTCATGTGGGAAAGAAGAAACAACCCGTGGATGTGTACGTGCAAAATTTAGCCATAGCAGACCTTGGTACCTTGTTGATAACTTGTCCACTGGTCATTATCAGAATGGAAATCACCTGGCCCTTCGGCAGGTTTGCTTGCCTCTACTTTTACCCTTTGGCGGAAATTTTCTATGGTGCATCTGTGTGGTGCATCGTGGTCATCGCAGTTGAGCGCTATCAAAGAATGGTTTCCATGAAAATACTTTGCCGCAATCGGGGAAACAAAACCTTGCTAAAGAGAGCAGAAATTATTGCTGCAGGCGTGTGGGTGAtatcatttttaatattttgcctTCCGCTTTACTTTGTGGTTGATTACTTTCACCTGTCAAAGGGAGGTACCTGCCATCCTGTCAAGTGGTCAGATTTCTTAGCGACGGTATATATCGTAGGTTTAACTCTGCTTACATACATCCTGCCCCTTGCTGTAATATCACTCACCTACCTCTCTATATCACGTGTGTTAAGGCAGAGCAACGATTTTATCAGAACAATGAAACAGCAAGTCCACGAAGCTATGTCAGAGGCCGAAAAAGGGGTTTTTCTGACCTACGTAAAAAGCGCACGCCTTAGGCAAAACGCCCAAGCTAAGAAAATTCTGAGCCCTATTGTTGTAATATTCACGATgacaatgcttcctttaaacgtGTTTCGTCTGACCATGGTGTTTTGGCCAGCATTCTCCGAGAAAGAATACTTTAAAAATTTACTACATGCGGTGATAGTTTCTACGATAATCAACTCGGATGCAAATCCTCTAATTTATTCGATAGTAATTTATTCAGTGAGGAATTTCCCTCGTGGTCGTCGAGCGTTTTCCGACAAGTTTAGTTGTGTTACGGTGCTTTGA